A single Aythya fuligula isolate bAytFul2 chromosome 21, bAytFul2.pri, whole genome shotgun sequence DNA region contains:
- the PRDM2 gene encoding PR domain zinc finger protein 2 isoform X4, whose translation MLFQRKQRVFCFINLFTQRSSWNLQLHYIKLVMVLWYFGYHLKYKEIVIFFVSRATVAHEQRMKPGVWATKSILKGKKFGPFVGDKKKRSQVKSNVYMWEVYYPNLGWMCVDATDPKKGNWLRYINWARSGKEQNLFPLEINRTIYYKSLKPIAPGEELLVWYNGEDDPEIAAAIEEERASARSRRHSPKARRGKKKTQEGKNKGKKATDTKQKKADLDSSADMRDSKEGHKEEDEKPSVSAVLSLEQTAVIQEMVNQDALPKLMIPSPTSEPQMVTEDKQGEAINCGSEDLDDEEEEEDEEEEEDEEEIEETNMLKENAELPLICEEKLDSMEEQKSTSEESPESSPKKLVVKIPKARGESNGDVQETFMFPCQHCERKFTTKQGLERHMHIHISTVNHAFKCRYCGKAFGTQINRRRHERRHEAGPKRKPFLTLTSSQHLDNVADNQVIVDDGLKDDLNVSSLVQETVVLDSEKASQEVSNSTFAEENKEPKELHPCKYCKKVFGTHTNMRRHQRRVHERHLIPKGVRRKGFYSEEPPLQTEQTPAVQSVYIASTEIEEEGEVDDVYIMDISSNISENLNYYIDGKIQSNSSTSNCDVIQMESNSADLYGLNCIISPVTVEISSNIKVTQTHVNEPPKEPSSSGSNESKKRRTASPPLVPKIKTETDPEPITPTSSLNLPLSISTESLPFHKEKSVYLSSKLKQLLQTQDNKKITPSSEIPKLGPSVTSSPILPPVSSRFKRRTSSPPSSPQHSPVLRDFVKSGEGKTVWNDNLRSSKMPKLESHSNSPAWSLTGREERETMSPLCFEDYKLSKDWAAAPTFGNVCNQQPLDLSSGVKQRSDVKNKNQVPWESVLDLSVHKKPCSDAEIREYKENSIQPTCSGVKKKKPTTCMLQKVLLNEYNGMDAATDSTPSVNRSPSPSKSLESQPEPDTDPSLSASSSVDTQPLSSSVSPVPQTSAVPSMCQLPPLLTPTNPPSPPPCPPVLTVATSPPPLLPTMPLSIPDVSASATNTSSCPSPLSNTTTQSPLPVLSPTVSPSPSPVPSVEPLISAASPGPPTLSSSSSSSSSSSFSSSSSSSSPSPPPLSVVSSVVSSADNLENTLPIIKQEETENEQKAREDPHTSGESGVVQETFNKSFVCNVCESPFLSIKDLTKHLSVHAEEWPFKCEFCVQLFRDKTDLSEHRFLLHGVGNIFVCSVCKKEFAFLCNLQQHQRDLHPDKECTHHEFESGTLRPQNFTDPSKVNIEHMQNLSEDSLEPSKEEDDEDLNDSSEELYTTIKIMASGVKSKDPDVRMGLNQHYPSFKPPPFQYHHRNPMGIGVTATNFTTHNIPQTFTTAIRCTKCGKSVDNMPELHKHILACASASDKKRYTPKKNPVPLKQTVQPKNGMVVITGPGKNAFRRMGQPKRLNFNVEISKMSSSKLKISALKKKNQLVQKAILQKKKSQQKADLKNNPSESDSHICPYCNREFTYIGSLNKHASYSCPKKPISPSSKKNSSKKSASSSLPASNEKGSNQRRRTADAEIKMQGMQPHLGKTRARTSGPAQIQLPSASFKSKQNAKFVPSMRSKKPNSSSSLRNSSPVRVSKMTHVDGKKTKVVAKNSSSGISSKATRKLHVRIQRNNKAVLSSKSAVASKKKADRFSVKSRERIGGPITRSLQQAANAEAAENKRDESSTKQELKDFRNLL comes from the exons CCAATCGCGCCCGGCGAGGAGCTGTTGGTGTGGTACAATGGGGAGGACGACCCGGAGATAGCCGCCGCTATCGAGGAGGAGCGAGCCAGCGCCCGGAGCCGGCGGCACTCCCCGAAAGCCAGGAGAG gaaagaaaaagactcaGGAAGGtaaaaacaagggaaagaaggcaacagatacaaagcagaaaaaggctGACTTGGATTCTTCTGCAGATATGAGGGATTCTAAAGAGG GTCATaaagaagaagatgaaaagccttctgtttctgcagtaCTGTCTCTGGAACAAACAGCTGTAATTCAGGAAATGGTAAATCAAGATGCACTTCCAAAGCTGATGATCCCCAGTCCTACCAGTGAACCACAAATGGTGACTGAAGACAAACAAGGAGAAGCAATAAACTGTGGATCAGAGGATTTagatgatgaggaggaggaagaggatgaggaggaggaggaagatgaagaggaaataGAAGAAACCAATATGCTTAAGGAAAATGCTGAACTGCCTTTGATATGCGAAGAAAAATTAGATTCTATGGAAGAGCAAAAGAGTACATCAGAGGAATCTCCAGAAAGCTCTCCAAAGAAACTCGTTGTGAAAATTCCAAAAGCAAGAGGTGAATCAAACGGTGATGTTCAGGAAACATTCATGTTTCCCTGTCAGCATTGTGAGAGGAAGTTTACAACAAAGCAAGGACTTGAACGCCACATGCACATTCATATATCTACTGTTAACCATGCTTTCAAATGTCGGTATTGCGGGAAAGCCTTCGGTACTCAGATTAACAGACGAAGACACGAACGGCGCCATGAGGCAGGGCCGAAAAGGAAACCGTTCCTAACCCTAACATCTTCACAACACTTAGATAATGTTGCAGATAACCAGGTGATTGTGGATGATGGTCTTAAAGATGACTTGAACGTTTCCAGTCTTGTGCAAGAGACTGTAGTCTTGGATTCTGAGAAAGCCTCCCAAGAAGTGTCAAACTCCACTTTTGCTGAGGAAAATAAGGAGCCCAAAGAATTGCATCCatgcaaatattgcaaaaaGGTTTTTGGAACTCACACCAACATGCGGAGGCATCAGCGTAGGGTTCATGAGCGTCACCTTATTCCCAAAGGTGTCAGAAGAAAAGGATTCTATTCTGAAGAGCCACCACTTCAAACTGAGCAGACCCCAGCAGTCCAGAGTGTATATATAGCAAGTACAGAAATAGAAGAGGAAGGTGAAGTAGATGACGTCTATATTATGGATATTTCCAGCAATATCTCTGAAAACTTAAATTATTACATTGATGGTAAAATTCAGTCCAACAGCAGTACTAGCAATTGTGATGTGATTCAGATGGAGTCCAACTCTGCAGACTTGTATGGACTAAACTGTATAATCAGTCCAGTCACAGTGGAAATTTCCTCAAATATAAAGGTTACACAAACGCATGTGAATGAACCTCCTAAAGAGCCCTCTAGCAGTGGGAGCAATGAATCCAAAAAGAGGAGAACTGCCAGCCCTCCTCttgtaccaaaaataaaaaccgaAACAGACCCAGAACCTATAACTCCTACTAGTTCTTTAAATCTTCCTCTTAGCATTTCAACAGAGAGCTTGccttttcataaagaaaaaagtgtgtatttgtcatcaaaattaaaacagcttCTTCAGACACAGGACAATAAGAAGATAACTCCGTCAAGCGAAATCCCTAAACTAGGACCTTCTGTTACGTCATCACCTATTTTGCCTCCAGTATCCAGTAGATTTAAAAGAAGGACCAGCTCTCCTCCTAGTTCTCCACAACATAGTCCAGTGCTTCGAGACTTTGTCAAGTCAGGTGAGGGAAAAACTGTGTGGAATGATAATCTTCGAAGCTCAAAAATGCCAAAGTTAGAAAGCCACAGCAACTCACCTGCTTGGAGCTtgactggaagagaagaaagagagactATGAGCCCTCTTTGCTTTGAAGACTATAAACTATCAAAAgactgggcagcagctccaaCTTTTGGCAATGTGTGCAACCAGCAGCCGCTGGATTTGTCCAGTGGTGTAAAGCAACGGTCTGATGTCAAAAATAAGAATCAAGTACCTTGGGAATCTGTACTAGATTTAAGCGTGCATAAGAAGCCTTGCAGTGATGCTGAAATTAGGGAATATAAAGAAAACTCCATACAGCCGACCTGTAGTGGtgttaaaaagaagaaaccaaCTACTTGCATGTTACAGAAGGTTCTGCTGAATGAGTATAACGGAATGGATGCAGCCACAGACAGCACACCCAGTGTGAACAGAAGCCCGAGCCCAAGCAAATCTCTGGAGTCTCAACCAGAACCTGACACGGACCCTAGTCTATCAGCATCGTCTTCTGTTGACACTCAGCCCCTTAGTTCCTCTGTTTCCCCTGTGCCACAGACATCTGCTGTACCTTCCATGTGCCAGTTGCCACCTTTGTTAACACCCACCAatcctccttccccaccacccTGCCCACCTGTGTTAACAGTTGCTACATCgcctcctccccttcttcccacGATGCCATTATCAATTCCAGATGTCTCTGCCAGTGCCACTAACACTTCTTCTTGTCCGTCACCACTTTCTAACACTACCACCCAGTCCCCTCTGCCTGTTCTTTCACCTACtgtttctccttccccatcccctgtTCCTTCTGTTGAACctcttatttctgctgcttcaccTGGTCCTCCtactctctcttcctcttcttcttcctcatcatcctcctccttctcctcctcttcctcttcatcatcTCCATCTCCACCTCCTCTTTCAGtagtttcttctgttgtttcctCTGCTGATAATCTTGAAAATACTCTTCCAAtaataaaacaggaagaaactgaaaatgaacagaaagcaagagaagatCCTCATACTTCAGGTGAATCAGGAGTAGTGCAGGAAACATTCAATAAAAGCTTTGTGTGCAATGTCTGTGAAtcaccttttctttctattaaagACCTAACTAAACATTTATCTGTTCATGCTGAAGAGTGGCCCTTCAAATGTGAATTCTGTGTACAGCTTTTTAGGGATAAAACAGACTTGTCAGAACATCGCTTTCTGCTTCATGGAGTGGGAAATATCTTTGTTTGCTCGGTCTGTAAAAAGGAATTTGCTTTTTTGTGCAATTTGCAGCAGCATCAGCGGGATCTCCATCCAGACAAAGAGTGCACGCATCATGAGTTTGAAAGTGGGACTCTGAGACCCCAGAATTTTACTGACCCCAGTAAGGTCAACATAGAGCACATGCAGAACCTCTCAGAAGACTCTTTAGAACCTTCCAAAGAGGAAGATGACGAAGATCTAAATGATTCCTCTGAAGAACTTTATACTACTATAAAAATAATGGCTTCTGGGGTAAAATCTAAAGATCCAGATGTTCGTATGGGCCTCAATCAACACTACCCAAGCTTTAAACCACCTCCATTTCAGTATCACCATCGTAATCCTATGGGCATTGGAGTTACTGCAACAAACTTCACTACCCACAATATTCCACAGACTTTTACTACTGCCATCCGATGCACAAAATGTGGGAAAAGCGTTGATAACATGCCTGAGTTACACAAACACATACTGGCTTGTGCATCTGCAAGTGATAAAAAGAGATACACAcccaaaaaaaatccagtacCGCTGAAACAGACAGTGCAGCCTAAGAACGGCATGGTTGTTATAACTGGCCCTGGAAAGAATGCTTTCAGACGAATGGGTCAGCCCAAAAGACTAAATTTCAATGTTGAGATTAGCAAAATGTCCTCAAGTAAACTAAAAATAAGtgcattgaaaaagaaaaaccagctTGTCCAGAAAGCTattttgcaaaaaaagaaatcccagcAGAAGGCAGACTTGAAAAATAATCCATCCGAGTCAGACTCCCATATCTGCCCCTACTGTAATCGAGAGTTTACTTATATTGGAAGTTTGAACAAACACGCGTCCTATAGCTGTCCCAAGAAACCCATCTCCCCATCCTCTAAAAaaaattcatcaaaaaaaagtgcaagttCTTCGTTACCTGCAAGCAACGAAAAAGGCAGCAACCAGCGTAGGCGAACAGCAGATGCCGAGATCAAAATGCAAGGCATGCAGCCTCACTTGGGCAAGACAAGAGCACGAACCTCAGGACCTGCTCAAATCCAGCTGCCCTCTGCATCcttcaaatcaaaacaaaatgcgAAATTTGTACCTTCCATGCGATCTAAAAAGCCAAATTCATCTTCATCGTTGAGGAACTCTAGTCCTGTAAGAGTGTCCAAAATGACTCATGTTGACGGGAAAAAAACTAAAGTGGTAGCTAAGAACAGTTCCTCTGGAATCTCAAGCAAAGCGACCCGGAAATTGCACGTCAGAATACAAAGGAATAATAAAGCTGTTTTGTCAAGTAAGTCTGCTGTGGCGAGTAAGAAAAAGGCAGACAGATTCTCTGTAAAATCTAGAGAGAGGATCGGAGGACCTATTACACGAAGCTTACAGCAGGCAGCAaatgcagaggcagcagaaaacaaaagagatgaAAGCAGTACAAAGCAAGAATTAAAAGATTTCAG gaatctcctgtaa
- the PRDM2 gene encoding PR domain zinc finger protein 2 isoform X3: MLFQRKQRVFCFINLFTQRSSWNLQLHYIKLVMVLWYFGYHLKYKEIVIFFVSRATVAHEQRMKPGVWATKSILKGKKFGPFVGDKKKRSQVKSNVYMWEVYYPNLGWMCVDATDPKKGNWLRYINWARSGKEQNLFPLEINRTIYYKSLKPIAPGEELLVWYNGEDDPEIAAAIEEERASARSRRHSPKARRGKKKTQEGKNKGKKATDTKQKKADLDSSADMRDSKEGHKEEDEKPSVSAVLSLEQTAVIQEMVNQDALPKLMIPSPTSEPQMVTEDKQGEAINCGSEDLDDEEEEEDEEEEEDEEEIEETNMLKENAELPLICEEKLDSMEEQKSTSEESPESSPKKLVVKIPKARGESNGDVQETFMFPCQHCERKFTTKQGLERHMHIHISTVNHAFKCRYCGKAFGTQINRRRHERRHEAGPKRKPFLTLTSSQHLDNVADNQVIVDDGLKDDLNVSSLVQETVVLDSEKASQEVSNSTFAEENKEPKELHPCKYCKKVFGTHTNMRRHQRRVHERHLIPKGVRRKGFYSEEPPLQTEQTPAVQSVYIASTEIEEEGEVDDVYIMDISSNISENLNYYIDGKIQSNSSTSNCDVIQMESNSADLYGLNCIISPVTVEISSNIKVTQTHVNEPPKEPSSSGSNESKKRRTASPPLVPKIKTETDPEPITPTSSLNLPLSISTESLPFHKEKSVYLSSKLKQLLQTQDNKKITPSSEIPKLGPSVTSSPILPPVSSRFKRRTSSPPSSPQHSPVLRDFVKSGEGKTVWNDNLRSSKMPKLESHSNSPAWSLTGREERETMSPLCFEDYKLSKDWAAAPTFGNVCNQQPLDLSSGVKQRSDVKNKNQVPWESVLDLSVHKKPCSDAEIREYKENSIQPTCSGVKKKKPTTCMLQKVLLNEYNGMDAATDSTPSVNRSPSPSKSLESQPEPDTDPSLSASSSVDTQPLSSSVSPVPQTSAVPSMCQLPPLLTPTNPPSPPPCPPVLTVATSPPPLLPTMPLSIPDVSASATNTSSCPSPLSNTTTQSPLPVLSPTVSPSPSPVPSVEPLISAASPGPPTLSSSSSSSSSSSFSSSSSSSSPSPPPLSVVSSVVSSADNLENTLPIIKQEETENEQKAREDPHTSGESGVVQETFNKSFVCNVCESPFLSIKDLTKHLSVHAEEWPFKCEFCVQLFRDKTDLSEHRFLLHGVGNIFVCSVCKKEFAFLCNLQQHQRDLHPDKECTHHEFESGTLRPQNFTDPSKVNIEHMQNLSEDSLEPSKEEDDEDLNDSSEELYTTIKIMASGVKSKDPDVRMGLNQHYPSFKPPPFQYHHRNPMGIGVTATNFTTHNIPQTFTTAIRCTKCGKSVDNMPELHKHILACASASDKKRYTPKKNPVPLKQTVQPKNGMVVITGPGKNAFRRMGQPKRLNFNVEISKMSSSKLKISALKKKNQLVQKAILQKKKSQQKADLKNNPSESDSHICPYCNREFTYIGSLNKHASYSCPKKPISPSSKKNSSKKSASSSLPASNEKGSNQRRRTADAEIKMQGMQPHLGKTRARTSGPAQIQLPSASFKSKQNAKFVPSMRSKKPNSSSSLRNSSPVRVSKMTHVDGKKTKVVAKNSSSGISSKATRKLHVRIQRNNKAVLSSKSAVASKKKADRFSVKSRERIGGPITRSLQQAANAEAAENKRDESSTKQELKDFRRLHFLNHG, translated from the exons CCAATCGCGCCCGGCGAGGAGCTGTTGGTGTGGTACAATGGGGAGGACGACCCGGAGATAGCCGCCGCTATCGAGGAGGAGCGAGCCAGCGCCCGGAGCCGGCGGCACTCCCCGAAAGCCAGGAGAG gaaagaaaaagactcaGGAAGGtaaaaacaagggaaagaaggcaacagatacaaagcagaaaaaggctGACTTGGATTCTTCTGCAGATATGAGGGATTCTAAAGAGG GTCATaaagaagaagatgaaaagccttctgtttctgcagtaCTGTCTCTGGAACAAACAGCTGTAATTCAGGAAATGGTAAATCAAGATGCACTTCCAAAGCTGATGATCCCCAGTCCTACCAGTGAACCACAAATGGTGACTGAAGACAAACAAGGAGAAGCAATAAACTGTGGATCAGAGGATTTagatgatgaggaggaggaagaggatgaggaggaggaggaagatgaagaggaaataGAAGAAACCAATATGCTTAAGGAAAATGCTGAACTGCCTTTGATATGCGAAGAAAAATTAGATTCTATGGAAGAGCAAAAGAGTACATCAGAGGAATCTCCAGAAAGCTCTCCAAAGAAACTCGTTGTGAAAATTCCAAAAGCAAGAGGTGAATCAAACGGTGATGTTCAGGAAACATTCATGTTTCCCTGTCAGCATTGTGAGAGGAAGTTTACAACAAAGCAAGGACTTGAACGCCACATGCACATTCATATATCTACTGTTAACCATGCTTTCAAATGTCGGTATTGCGGGAAAGCCTTCGGTACTCAGATTAACAGACGAAGACACGAACGGCGCCATGAGGCAGGGCCGAAAAGGAAACCGTTCCTAACCCTAACATCTTCACAACACTTAGATAATGTTGCAGATAACCAGGTGATTGTGGATGATGGTCTTAAAGATGACTTGAACGTTTCCAGTCTTGTGCAAGAGACTGTAGTCTTGGATTCTGAGAAAGCCTCCCAAGAAGTGTCAAACTCCACTTTTGCTGAGGAAAATAAGGAGCCCAAAGAATTGCATCCatgcaaatattgcaaaaaGGTTTTTGGAACTCACACCAACATGCGGAGGCATCAGCGTAGGGTTCATGAGCGTCACCTTATTCCCAAAGGTGTCAGAAGAAAAGGATTCTATTCTGAAGAGCCACCACTTCAAACTGAGCAGACCCCAGCAGTCCAGAGTGTATATATAGCAAGTACAGAAATAGAAGAGGAAGGTGAAGTAGATGACGTCTATATTATGGATATTTCCAGCAATATCTCTGAAAACTTAAATTATTACATTGATGGTAAAATTCAGTCCAACAGCAGTACTAGCAATTGTGATGTGATTCAGATGGAGTCCAACTCTGCAGACTTGTATGGACTAAACTGTATAATCAGTCCAGTCACAGTGGAAATTTCCTCAAATATAAAGGTTACACAAACGCATGTGAATGAACCTCCTAAAGAGCCCTCTAGCAGTGGGAGCAATGAATCCAAAAAGAGGAGAACTGCCAGCCCTCCTCttgtaccaaaaataaaaaccgaAACAGACCCAGAACCTATAACTCCTACTAGTTCTTTAAATCTTCCTCTTAGCATTTCAACAGAGAGCTTGccttttcataaagaaaaaagtgtgtatttgtcatcaaaattaaaacagcttCTTCAGACACAGGACAATAAGAAGATAACTCCGTCAAGCGAAATCCCTAAACTAGGACCTTCTGTTACGTCATCACCTATTTTGCCTCCAGTATCCAGTAGATTTAAAAGAAGGACCAGCTCTCCTCCTAGTTCTCCACAACATAGTCCAGTGCTTCGAGACTTTGTCAAGTCAGGTGAGGGAAAAACTGTGTGGAATGATAATCTTCGAAGCTCAAAAATGCCAAAGTTAGAAAGCCACAGCAACTCACCTGCTTGGAGCTtgactggaagagaagaaagagagactATGAGCCCTCTTTGCTTTGAAGACTATAAACTATCAAAAgactgggcagcagctccaaCTTTTGGCAATGTGTGCAACCAGCAGCCGCTGGATTTGTCCAGTGGTGTAAAGCAACGGTCTGATGTCAAAAATAAGAATCAAGTACCTTGGGAATCTGTACTAGATTTAAGCGTGCATAAGAAGCCTTGCAGTGATGCTGAAATTAGGGAATATAAAGAAAACTCCATACAGCCGACCTGTAGTGGtgttaaaaagaagaaaccaaCTACTTGCATGTTACAGAAGGTTCTGCTGAATGAGTATAACGGAATGGATGCAGCCACAGACAGCACACCCAGTGTGAACAGAAGCCCGAGCCCAAGCAAATCTCTGGAGTCTCAACCAGAACCTGACACGGACCCTAGTCTATCAGCATCGTCTTCTGTTGACACTCAGCCCCTTAGTTCCTCTGTTTCCCCTGTGCCACAGACATCTGCTGTACCTTCCATGTGCCAGTTGCCACCTTTGTTAACACCCACCAatcctccttccccaccacccTGCCCACCTGTGTTAACAGTTGCTACATCgcctcctccccttcttcccacGATGCCATTATCAATTCCAGATGTCTCTGCCAGTGCCACTAACACTTCTTCTTGTCCGTCACCACTTTCTAACACTACCACCCAGTCCCCTCTGCCTGTTCTTTCACCTACtgtttctccttccccatcccctgtTCCTTCTGTTGAACctcttatttctgctgcttcaccTGGTCCTCCtactctctcttcctcttcttcttcctcatcatcctcctccttctcctcctcttcctcttcatcatcTCCATCTCCACCTCCTCTTTCAGtagtttcttctgttgtttcctCTGCTGATAATCTTGAAAATACTCTTCCAAtaataaaacaggaagaaactgaaaatgaacagaaagcaagagaagatCCTCATACTTCAGGTGAATCAGGAGTAGTGCAGGAAACATTCAATAAAAGCTTTGTGTGCAATGTCTGTGAAtcaccttttctttctattaaagACCTAACTAAACATTTATCTGTTCATGCTGAAGAGTGGCCCTTCAAATGTGAATTCTGTGTACAGCTTTTTAGGGATAAAACAGACTTGTCAGAACATCGCTTTCTGCTTCATGGAGTGGGAAATATCTTTGTTTGCTCGGTCTGTAAAAAGGAATTTGCTTTTTTGTGCAATTTGCAGCAGCATCAGCGGGATCTCCATCCAGACAAAGAGTGCACGCATCATGAGTTTGAAAGTGGGACTCTGAGACCCCAGAATTTTACTGACCCCAGTAAGGTCAACATAGAGCACATGCAGAACCTCTCAGAAGACTCTTTAGAACCTTCCAAAGAGGAAGATGACGAAGATCTAAATGATTCCTCTGAAGAACTTTATACTACTATAAAAATAATGGCTTCTGGGGTAAAATCTAAAGATCCAGATGTTCGTATGGGCCTCAATCAACACTACCCAAGCTTTAAACCACCTCCATTTCAGTATCACCATCGTAATCCTATGGGCATTGGAGTTACTGCAACAAACTTCACTACCCACAATATTCCACAGACTTTTACTACTGCCATCCGATGCACAAAATGTGGGAAAAGCGTTGATAACATGCCTGAGTTACACAAACACATACTGGCTTGTGCATCTGCAAGTGATAAAAAGAGATACACAcccaaaaaaaatccagtacCGCTGAAACAGACAGTGCAGCCTAAGAACGGCATGGTTGTTATAACTGGCCCTGGAAAGAATGCTTTCAGACGAATGGGTCAGCCCAAAAGACTAAATTTCAATGTTGAGATTAGCAAAATGTCCTCAAGTAAACTAAAAATAAGtgcattgaaaaagaaaaaccagctTGTCCAGAAAGCTattttgcaaaaaaagaaatcccagcAGAAGGCAGACTTGAAAAATAATCCATCCGAGTCAGACTCCCATATCTGCCCCTACTGTAATCGAGAGTTTACTTATATTGGAAGTTTGAACAAACACGCGTCCTATAGCTGTCCCAAGAAACCCATCTCCCCATCCTCTAAAAaaaattcatcaaaaaaaagtgcaagttCTTCGTTACCTGCAAGCAACGAAAAAGGCAGCAACCAGCGTAGGCGAACAGCAGATGCCGAGATCAAAATGCAAGGCATGCAGCCTCACTTGGGCAAGACAAGAGCACGAACCTCAGGACCTGCTCAAATCCAGCTGCCCTCTGCATCcttcaaatcaaaacaaaatgcgAAATTTGTACCTTCCATGCGATCTAAAAAGCCAAATTCATCTTCATCGTTGAGGAACTCTAGTCCTGTAAGAGTGTCCAAAATGACTCATGTTGACGGGAAAAAAACTAAAGTGGTAGCTAAGAACAGTTCCTCTGGAATCTCAAGCAAAGCGACCCGGAAATTGCACGTCAGAATACAAAGGAATAATAAAGCTGTTTTGTCAAGTAAGTCTGCTGTGGCGAGTAAGAAAAAGGCAGACAGATTCTCTGTAAAATCTAGAGAGAGGATCGGAGGACCTATTACACGAAGCTTACAGCAGGCAGCAaatgcagaggcagcagaaaacaaaagagatgaAAGCAGTACAAAGCAAGAATTAAAAGATTTCAG aagattGCATTTCCTAAACCATGGTTAG